Proteins from a genomic interval of Neovison vison isolate M4711 chromosome 4, ASM_NN_V1, whole genome shotgun sequence:
- the CLDN12 gene encoding claudin-12: MGCRDVHAATVLSFLCGIASVAGLFAGTLLPNWRKLRLITFNRNEKNLTVYTGLWVKCARYDGSSDCLMYDTTWYSSVDQLDLRVLQFALPLSILIAMGALLLCLIGMCNTAFRSSVPNIKLAKCLVNSAGCHLVAGLLFFLAGTVSLSPSIWVIFYNIHLNKKFEPVFTFDYAVYVTMASAGGLYMTSLLLFIWYCACKSLPSPFWQPLYSHPPSMHTYSQPYSARSRLSAIEIDIPVVSHTT, from the coding sequence ATGGGCTGTCGGGATGTCCATGCAGCCACAGTCCTCTCCTTCCTGTGTGGAATCGCCTCGGTAGCAGGCCTCTTtgcggggactctgcttcccaACTGGAGGAAATTACGACTGATCACATTCAACAGAAACGAGAAGAATCTGACTGTGTACACTGGCCTGTGGGTGAAGTGTGCCCGATATGATGGGAGCAGTGACTGCCTGATGTATGATACTACTTGGTACTCATCAGTTGACCAGCTGGACTTGCGGGTCCTCCAGTTTGCCCTGCCTCTCAGCATCCTGATTGCGATGGGtgccctgctgctctgcctgattGGAATGTGCAACACGGCCTTCAGGTCCTCAGTGCCCAACATCAAACTGGCCAAGTGCCTGGTCAATAGTGCAGGCTGCCACCTGGTGGCCGGGCTGCTGTTTTTCCTGGCAGGTACTGTGAGCCTCTCCCCTTCCATCTGGGTCATCTTTTATAACATTCATCTGAACAAGAAGTTTGAGCCAGTCTTTACATTTGACTACGCAGTGTATGTCACTATGGCTAGTGCTGGGGGCCTGTATATGACTTCCCTTCTGTTGTTTATTTGGTACTGTGCATGCAAATCTTTGCCTTCTCCGTTCTGGCAGCCACTGTACTCCCATCCTCCCAGTATGCATACCTACTCACAGCCCTATTCAGCACGCTCCCGCCTCTCTGCCATCGAAATTGACATTCCAGTAGTTTCACACACCACCTAA